From one Eucalyptus grandis isolate ANBG69807.140 chromosome 9, ASM1654582v1, whole genome shotgun sequence genomic stretch:
- the LOC104418917 gene encoding uncharacterized protein LOC104418917 isoform X1 codes for MAATAKSVDASLWWDSFPSLLAELEDAPLSADLPPPLVKELQENRAWFLDTVLLFRPPSAKSKEALAARQLKIGTHELTVKPELRDKALALSPLLGLDEVQSYILVERSMEHQNVAVDLSVQEFPHAILLQYYIERQCLLKCTRRILTHALCIKASSGESNVIREEALELISNGLESKSLSALDTLLSSSHPEQMDVDLFTLWAEETLTEVNLILDIVFLMYYESFCTCNGERWKKLCTLFKDTLSGSYNFEKLAVSAEAVCSSYHAKVQLLLIVIETLDLESVLQMVHDGTPLRQGTSVFSLTDIQEMDALVSSFSSLAMKEAGSLFLTWAVFLRLIASLPGNEHDNVLKDIDDAGYVRQAFGAASLEYFLEILLNDILKEFDGPVAGYRSVLRTFISAFIASYEINNQLEDSTLSLILEILCKIYRGEESLCMQFWDRGSFIDGPIRCLLCTVEGDFPFRTVELVRLLSSLCEGHWPAECVFNFLDKSVGISSFFENDETSQTVETHLPLQVPGIEGLLIPANTRGHVLRVIGGNTALVRWEYRQSGISVLLLHLAQRLYGECTEEINHILDLLNRIVSFNTGLCFALMNIRNTSYVQSTMTNAVTENNMWVVEVISSLIRHLYPCSSNAATICMGVNFLAKMIESSPSSVAVVALKADMFDVSSSRSSFDGECNGSSSRSWLLSGRLAKMLFLDYEQNDYGCSLTVSVLEFTMKLVESGLENDTVLALLVFSLQHILVSHEFGKYKAKHLRWKVTVKVLELMRTCIMSISYFTKFGEVVWDLLLSDSSIHGMLFRVACTTAQALENLYVSRLFELSDIEGIQLAIRSALDILSIVLSRSMKALSASLPVFHQAVLSSTTKPIPVTAAVMSLISYFRNYGIQIAAARLLSMIFMVADNVKSMISGIACFSVDDKQMIELRHAIDSILQDKALRNEDLFLAIVNLLTSAARFQPAFLLSIFSAKEHSLESAEQSTNDISSQTRFRKSRLLHLLLQHVEKSSELIQSNPQIALAVLNFLKALWEGAGHYKDLLDWLKRSQDFWKHLSGFISFAGIEAHLPRKLAGSEGQSLANKYQCQSAILEIMACDMFLRKKLSHAKLPMEKLDSAKVNNGNAATAEKLKVSDLQDPTVVLSTWCQSSVLESLVKTYASCGYDGEIWFRLKVAASLFAVHVMARLAADDTGSLSISLIEKIRLMYKQMSSQPPFSELLALYRKHGYSEGKELQTLILSDLYYQIQGEFEGRKISPGPFKELFLQLVESSFLQSYRQEQGGSFAEYTSGNYLYDVGRIQSDIRLDLWNYTSWRASKGIAETMLQCIEDANSMLLFSSSKLSALKALITVLNVHDNESGEKKATSGSMISENLISSCASHISNCIHSTLERLAPTMEASSDVFKFLASQAELVIYFIRKVQRRPSVPVCLLVLRTCVPAIKVLKDTRPAAPRFKTMINFSFSILVSVVEFGHCYSVVDSKGNAEFVEEGAEFSNLCLGHLPVLCDCLMMPELCTISLTTADVILRTVLMPTSWFPVIKEHLQLQHMVHMLQDKNSPVSPCILLKFFLTLARVRGGAELLLNASFFSSLRVLFSHIEDGRCSSATNGVRDVSDTSDKNKESQHIWGLGLAVVTAMVHSLGDSSSFIDIANNEVRYFFFEKADLISYYLSAPDFPSDDPDRKRARAQRRQTSLTALKETEHTLMLMCILVKRWNSWVKAMKEMDSHFRERSIHLLACISRGTQRLGESFSRNAPLLCPPIEAIEFEFCKKPSFVNSKNGWFALAPLGCFFKSNYSAVSTALIVKDRATENLETISATRFSDNVALQIYRVAFLLLKFLYLQAKGAAKRAEEVGFVDLAHFPELPMPEILHGLQDQALSIISELGNSNKTRQMQPEIQTVCELLLQILEMALYLELCVLHICGIRPVLGRVEDFSKVFKSFVRVAEEHAFLKASLNSLKQVIALVYPGLLQAEGLL; via the exons ATGGCGGCGACCGCCAAGTCCGTCGACGCCTCCCTCTGGTGGGACTCCTTCCCCTCCCTGCTCGCCGAGCTCGAGGACGCCCCTCTCTCCGCCGACCTGCCTCCTCCTCTC GTGAAGGAGCTGCAGGAGAACCGCGCTTGGTTCCTGGACACCGTGCTCCTGTTCAGGCCGCCGAGCGCGAAATCGAAGGAGGCCCTGGCCGCGCGGCAGCTTAAGATCGGTACTCACGAGCTGACCGTGAAGCCTGAGTTGAGAGACAAGGCTTTGGCTCTCAGTCCCCTCTTG GGTTTGGATGAGGTGCAATCTTACATTCTCGTCGAGAGGTCGATGGAGCACCAGAATGTGGCTGTTGATTTGTCGGTTCAAGAGTTTCCGCATGCG ATATTGCTTCAGTATTATATTGAGAGGCAATGCTTGCTGAAATGCACAAGGAGGATTCTGACACATGCCT TGTGCATCAAAGCTAGCTCTGGGGAAAGTAATGTTATTAGGGAAGAGGCACTTGAATTGATTTCTAATGGATTGGAGAGTAAATCTTTATCAGCCTTGGACACACTTCTATCTTCCAGTCACCCTGAGCAGATG GACGTTGATCTCTTCACTCTGTGGGCCGAGGAGACACTGACAGAAGTCAATCTGATTTTGGACATTGTGTTCCTTATGTATTATGAGTCTTTCTGCACGTGTAATGGTGAAAGATGGAAGAAGTTGTGCACTCTCTTTAAG GATACTTTATCTGGGTCTTATAACTTCGAAAAGCTGGCTGTGTCAGCTGAAGCAGTGTGCTCTTCCTACCATGCCAAAGTTCAGCTGCTTCTAATAGTCATAGAAACCCTTGACTTGGAAAGTGTTCTTCAAATGGTTCATGATGGGACGCCTTTGAG GCAGGGTACATCTGTCTTCTCATTGACCGATATTCAAGAGATGGATGCGCTAGTGTCAAGTTTCAGTTCTTTAGCAATGAAAGAAGCAGGCTCGCTATTCCTTACTTGGGCAGTGTTTCTCCGACTGATTGCATCTCTTCCTGGAAATGAGCACGATAATGTGCTAAAG gATATTGATGACGCAGGATATGTTCGTCAAGCTTTTGGAGCTGCATCATTggaatattttcttgaaattcttttaaatgATATATTGAAAGAATTTGAT GGACCAGTAGCAGGCTATCGAAGTGTCTTGAGAACTTTCATTTCTGCTTTTATTGCGTCGTACGAAATCAATAATCAG CTAGAAGATAGTACTTTAAGCTTGATATTGGAAATTCTTTGCAAAATTTACCGTGGAGAG GAGTCCCTCTGTATGCAGTTCTGGGACAGGGGAAGTTTTATTGACGGTCCCATTCGATGTCTTCTTTGTACGGTAGAAGGTGACTTCCCCTTCAGAACTGTGGAGCTCGTTCGATTACTATCATCTCTATGTGAAGGACATTGGCCTGCAGAATGCGT GTTCAACTTTCTGGACAAATCTGTTGGCATCTCGTCATTTTTTGAGAATGATGAAACCTCCCAGACTGTGGAGACACACTTACCATTGCAGGTTCCTGGTATTGAAGGTCTTTTGATTCCTGCTAATACTCGAGGCCATGTTCTAAGAGTAATTGGTGGAAATACTGCACTTGTACGCTGGGAG TATAGGCAATCGGGAATTTCTGTGCTGCTTCTGCATTTGGCTCAGAGGCTATACGGGGAATGCACTGAGGAGATAAATCATATTCTTGACCTGCTCAATCGGATTGTGTCTTTTAACACG GGCctttgttttgctttgatgaACATTAGGAACACATCGTATGTGCAATCAACTATGACAAATGCAGTGACAGAAAATAACATGTG GGTGGTTGAGGTGATTTCTTCCTTGATCAGACATTTGTATCCCTGCTCTAGCAATGCTGCAACCATCTGCATGGGCGTCAATTTCTTAGCAAAGATGATAGAGAG TTCACCGTCTAGTGTTGCGGTGGTGGCTCTGAAGGCAGACATGTTTGATGTGTCCTCAAGTAGAAGTTCCTTTGATGGTGAATGTAATGGTTCGTCCAG CAGATCATGGTTGCTTTCTGGGAGACTGGCAAAGATGCTATTCCTTGATTACGAGCAGAATGATTATGGCTGCTCACTGACAGTATCAG TGCTGGAATTCACTATGAAGCTTGTGGAAAGTGGATTGGAGAATGATACTGTCCTAGCTTTGCTTGTTTTCTCCTTGCAGCACATTTTAGTCAGTCATGAGTTTGGCAAATATAAGGCAAAGCACCTTCGTTGGAAAGTGACAGTTAAG GTACTTGAACTGATGCGGACATGCATAATGTCAATTTCGTACTTTACAAAATTTGGTGAGGTTGTCTGGGATTTACTGCTATCTGATTCTTCCATCCACGGCATGCTCTTTCGAGTTGCTTGTACAACGGCACAAGCTTTGGAG AACCTTTACGTGAGCCGTCTCTTTGAATTATCGGACATTGAAGGAATACAGCTCGCCATCCGTTCTGCCTTAGACATTCTTTCTATTGTGCTCTCCAGATCCATGAAG GCTTTGTCTGCTAGCCTTCCTGTCTTTCACCAGGCTGTGCTATCATCTACAACCAAGCCAATTCCTGTCACTGCGGCTGTTATGTCTTTGATATCTTACTTCCGTAACTAT GGAATACAAATTGCTGCTGCCCGGTTACTTTCCATGATATTTATGGTAGCAGATAATGTGAAATCTATGATATCTGGGATCGCATGCTTTAGTGTGGATGATAAACAG ATGATAGAATTAAGGCATGCCATCGATAGCATTCTGCAGGACAAAGCACTTAGGAATGAAGATCTCTTCCTAGCAATAGTGAACCTGCTTACTTCTGCTGCACGTTTTCAG CCAGCATTTCTTCTTTCTATATTTTCCGCCAAAGAGCACAGCCTTGAAAGTGCCGAGCAGTCAACAAATGATATTTCATCTCAGACAAGGTTTAGAAAATCAAGACTACTTCATTTGCTCCTTCAACATGTTGAAAAGTCTAGTGAGCTCATCCAAAG caATCCACAAATAGCACTGGCTGTTCTAAACTTCCTGAAAGCTTTGTGGGAAGGAGCTGGCCACTACAAAGATTTATTGGACTGGCTTAAAAGATCTCAAGACTTCTGGAAACATCTGTCTGGCTTCATATCTTTTGCAGGCATAGAAGCTCATCTACCTAGAAAGCTGGCTGGAAGTGAAGGTCAAAGCCTTGCAAACAAATATCAATGCCAAAGTGCAATATTGGAAATAATGGCATGCGATATGTTCTTGCGAAAGAAGTTGTCACATGCCAAGTTACCTATGGAAAAGCTAGATTCGGCGAAAGTAAACAATGGAAATGCTGCAACTGCTGAAAAGTTGAAAGTATCTGATCTCCAAGATCCTACCGTTGTTTTATCTACCTGGTGTCAGAGCTCTGTTTTAGAAAGCCTGGTCAAGACATATGCTTCATGCGGATATGATGGTGAAATCTGGTTCCGTCTGAAG GTTGCTGCCTCTCTCTTCGCCGTGCATGTCATGGCGAGATTAGCTGCTGATGACACAGGAAGTTTGTCCATatctttaattgaaaaaattcgACTTATGTATAAACAG ATGAGCAGCCAACCTCCTTTTTCTGAACTTTTAGCCCTATACAGAAAACATGGCTATAG tgaaGGGAAGGAATTGCAAACCTTAATACTTAGTGACCTTTATTATCAAATACAAGGTGAGTTTGAAGGTCGAAAAATCAGTCCCGGACCATTCAAAGAATTGTTCCTGCAACTTGTGGAATCAAGCTTTTTGCAAAGTTACCGACAAGAACAAGGTGGCAGCTTTGCGGAGTATACTAGTGGGAACTATTTGTATGATGTTGGACGCATACAATCTGATATCAGACTAGATTTATGGAATTATACGAGCTGGAGAGCATCTAAAGGAATTGCAGAAACAATGTTGCAGTGCATAGAGGATGCAAACTCAATGCTGTTGTTCTCAAGTTCGAAGCTTTCTGCACTGAAAGCACTCATCACTGTCCTGAACGTTCATGACAATGAG TCTGGTGAAAAGAAGGCTACAAGTGGAAGCATGATCTCTGAAAATCTTATTAGTTCCtgtgcatctcacatatcaaaTTGCATTCATTCAACACTGGAGAGATTGGCGCCCACCATGGAAGCTTCATCAGATGTCTTTAAGTTTCTTGCAAGCCAGGCAGAGTTGGTTATTTATTTCATCAGGAAAGTGCAAAGAAGGCCCTCTGTACCTGTTTGTCTGCTTGTATTAAGGACGTGTGTTCCTGCGATCAAAGTTTTGAAAGACACCAGGCCAGCAGCTCCAAGGTTCAAGACTatgatcaatttttctttctctatcctggTTTCAGTCGTGGAGTTCGGTCACTGCTATTCAGTTGTAGATTCAAAGGGAAATGCAGAATTTGTCGAAGAAGGAGCTGAATTCTCTAATCTGTGTCTGGGCCACTTACCAGTTCTCTGTGACTGTCTTATGATGCCTGAGCTTTGCACTATTTCTTTGACTACAGCAGATGTGATACTGAGAACAGTCTTGATGCCAACTAGTTGGTTCCCTGTCATAAAAGAACATCTCCAATTGCAGCATATGGTTCACATGCTTCAGGATAAAAATTCTCCAGTGTCACCTTGCATATTGCTGAAGTTCTTTTTAACCCTTGCACGTGTGAGAGGAGGGGCTGAATTGCTTCTTAATGCCAGTTTCTTCTCGTCTCTCAGAGTGCTATTCTCCCACATAGAAGATGGGAGGTGCTCCTCAGCTACTAATGGGGTTAGGGATGTTTCTGACACATCCGACAAAAATAAAGAGTCCCAGCATATTTGGGGACTGGGTTTGGCTGTTGTAACTGCGATGGTTCATTCTTTAGGAGACAGTTCTTCTTTCATTGATATTGCGAACAATGAGGTGCGTTACTTCTTCTTTGAGAAGGCTGATCTAATATCCTATTATCTTAGTGCCCCAGACTTTCCATCTGATGATCCGGACAGAAAGAGAGCCCGTGCTCAAAGGAGACAAACTTCTCTAACTGCTCTGAAAGAAACCGAGCACACCCTCATGCTAATGTGTATTTTAGTGAAACGATGGAATTCATGGGTTAAGGCTATGAAAGAAATGGATTCGCATTTCAGGGAGAGAAGTATTCATCTGTTAGCATGCATAAGCAGGGGTACTCAACGTCTTGGAGAATCTTTTAGTCGGAATGCGCCTCTCCTTTGTCCTCCTATCGAGGCAATTGAGTTTGAATTCTGCAAGAAACCGTCatttgtcaatagcaaaaatGGATGGTTTGCCCTAGCGCCTCTTGGATGTTTTTTTAAGTCCAACTACTCTGCTGTTTCTACTGCTCTGATTGTCAAGGATCGAGCCACTGAAAACTTAGAGACAATCTCTGCAACAAGATTTTCAGATAATGTTGCCTTGCAGATCTATAGAGTCGCCTTCCTTCTTTTGAAGTTTCTCTATTTACAAGCCAAGGGTGCAGCTAAAAGGGCTGAGGAGGTTGGGTTTGTCGATCTTGCTCATTTCCCTGAGCTTCCAATGCCTGAGATTTTGCATGGTTTACAG GATCAAGCACTTTCAATCATCTCGGAGCTGGGGAATTCCAATAAAACAAGGCAAATGCAGCCTGAAATCCAGACCGTCTGTGAGCTATTGCTGCAGATATTAGAGATGGCCTTGTATTTGGAGCTTTGCGTTTTGCACATATGCGGTATAAGGCCGGTGCTAGGGCGAGTGGAGGATTTTTCTAAAGTGTTCAAGTCGTTCGTGAGAG TGGCAGAGGAACACGCATTTCTAAAAGCTTCATTGAACTCGTTGAAACAGGTAATCGCGCTAGTCTATCCGGGATTGTTACAGGCCGAGGGATTGTTGTGA